The DNA segment CTTGCCATCGGATGTTTCGATCAATTTACGCAATGCGACATCCGATAAAGCTTTACCGTCACGGCGTAATTGCATGATCACAGCAAGTGGGTTTTCACGTTCCAGTAAATAGTCACCTAATACACCATTAAGCATCGAAATGGCAACTTCACGTTGGAAAGATAATTCATGCTGGCCAAATACTGAGCCAAATTGCAATAAAGAAAGATCAATTTTATCACCAACAAATGCGGTAACATTGCGAATATTACGGTATACAAAACCAGTCACACCACGTGTTGTTGTCGGTTGGTCTTTATCATTTTGACCTAAGCTCAAAATGGTATAATGCAGTGCTTCAACAATATCTGTTAAACCAGTCACTGCATCTACCGCAAGCTGATTAACACCACGGATATCATTGGCACGATCGGAGTGAGAGCGTTTTATTTCTAGGCTTTTTGATTTTCTGCGGGTGTTAAACATACAGCACCTTTTGTATTTAGCGTTAGCAACGAGTTAAAATCATGACTCTGTTGTAACGCTAAATACTTGAATGCGCAATCTAGGTTTTGTTTACGTTCGCTTGTCGTTGTAATAACAAGGCTGTTATGCTCAAGTCATCCCAATGCAAGAGATGAACTTACACTTAACAGGTGATATGCATGCTGTTAGCAGTGCACATCACCTCGCTGCAGCTGCTTTAGATGCACGTCTATATCATGAAATTCGATTAGGTGAAGCAGAGTTTACTCGTCAATCAGAGCAAATAGTATCAAGCTAACAACACTAGCAACTGAGCAGATGCATAAATTCGACACGCTGGGTTTCTCTCATTTACCACTGTGTATTGCTAAAACCCCCATGTCTATTAGTCATGATCCAAGCATTAAAGGTGTACCAACTAACTTTGAACTGCCAATTGCCGAGTTAAGATTAAATGCGGGCGCCAGTTTTATTACCGCGCTTGTGGGTAAAGTAATGACCATGCCGGGACTTAACATTAAGCCTAATTATCGTAATATTGATATCGATATTGACGAGGCAGGTCATATTATTGGATTAGATTAATGTAAAGCATAAATCGGTCGTAATTTCAATCTGGTTTCGCTTATCACGGCAGTGTACAATGCCCGGCTTGTGCGATTTTATTGGAATAAATTATGTTTGTCGGTTTTGACTACGGTACTTCTAACTGTGCCGTTGGGTATGTTAACAATGCTAACCCGGAACTTGTTTCTCTTGGCCAGAACAGTTCTTACCTCGCATCAACATTATATGCTTCGCACCGTAATATGATCCCTCACTGGGTCGCGCGTCACTTACCTGATTCAGTAGCAAAACCCAATTATCTGCAATTACGCCGTGGTCCAATTCAAGCTGGCCGTAACTTAATTAATGATGGTTATGAAGACCAATTATTCTTTGGCCAAGAAGCCCTTGATACGTATCTAGAAGATCCCAAAGAAGGTTACTACATCAAGTCACCAAAATCATTCTTAGGGGCCACCAGCTTAAGCCCAATGCAACTAGCGCTGATGGAAGATGTAGTGACGGCAATGATCTGCAATATCAAACATAAAGCAGAAGCACAATTAGATAAACAAATAACCCAAGTTGTGATGGGTAAACCGGTGAACTTCCAAGGCCTGAAAGGCGAAGAAAGTAACCAACAAGCGTTATCACTATTAACCACCGCAGCACAACGTGCTGGCTTTAAAGATATTGAATTTCTGTATGAACCACTGGCGGCCGGTTTTGAATATGAACAAAGCCTCACCACAGAGAAAACCGTGCTTGTGGTCGATATCGGTGGTGGTACAACAGATTGTTCATTACTCAAGATGGGACCTGAAAATTACGGTCTGAGTGATCGCTTCCAACATGTGTTAGGTTACTCAGGTGAACGTATTGGCGGTAATGATTTTGATATTCATTTTGCACAAAAATCATTAATGCCGCTCTTCGGCCTAGGCTCAAATTTAACCAGTGGCCTGCCTATGCCAGTAAAGCCATTCTGGGATGCGGTCGCGATTAATGACATCGGTTGTCAGACTGATTTTTATAGCCAGCGCAGTCTTATTGGTTTAAAAGATTTATATCAAAACGCGGAACAAAAACAGTTAATTTCTAGATTACTCAATATGCAGCAACAAAAGCAAACTTATCAGGTGGTCAACCTTGCAGAGCAGATGAAAAAGCAATTGTCACAAGATACTAGCACCATCGCAGATTTAAGTTTTGTCGAAAATGGCTTAACCTTGCCGTTATCCCGTCAAGCACTGGAAACAGCCACGGCGCCACAACTAACCAAAATAAAAGCATTAATGGATGAAGCGATCACACAAGCTCAAACAACGCCAGATGTTATCTTTGTG comes from the Moritella yayanosii genome and includes:
- the yegD gene encoding molecular chaperone gives rise to the protein MFVGFDYGTSNCAVGYVNNANPELVSLGQNSSYLASTLYASHRNMIPHWVARHLPDSVAKPNYLQLRRGPIQAGRNLINDGYEDQLFFGQEALDTYLEDPKEGYYIKSPKSFLGATSLSPMQLALMEDVVTAMICNIKHKAEAQLDKQITQVVMGKPVNFQGLKGEESNQQALSLLTTAAQRAGFKDIEFLYEPLAAGFEYEQSLTTEKTVLVVDIGGGTTDCSLLKMGPENYGLSDRFQHVLGYSGERIGGNDFDIHFAQKSLMPLFGLGSNLTSGLPMPVKPFWDAVAINDIGCQTDFYSQRSLIGLKDLYQNAEQKQLISRLLNMQQQKQTYQVVNLAEQMKKQLSQDTSTIADLSFVENGLTLPLSRQALETATAPQLTKIKALMDEAITQAQTTPDVIFVTGGTAKSPIIFQYIQQHYPHCEIIIGDHFGSVTKGLTRWAEKLFS